A genomic segment from Myxococcota bacterium encodes:
- a CDS encoding ammonium transporter, with the protein MLVASALVLLMTLPGLALFYGGLVRAKNILNVLVQCFAAAAVAGVLWIAVGYSLAFSGSNPFVGDFAKAMLSGVTIDSVTENFATPPRLIPEYVFVMFQAMFAIITPALIIGAIAERMKFSAFVVFISLWLLVVYCPIAHMVWAADGYLFAKSAIDFAGGLVVHMSSGYSALVAALMLGARRGYGKQPMTPNSLPLCLTGAGLLWAGWFGFNAGSALSASPLAALAFLNTSTAASMATLTWAGIEWIHRGKPTALGAATAAVAGLVAITPACGSVSPAGAIAVGATVALICYGSVTFLKVRAGYDDSLDAFGVHGVGGTWGALAAGLFATSYPAGDFATQILVQLEGIAIVGVFAPLATWVLLKITGAVCGGLRVSDEHEFLGLDLSEHSESAYSIGGGPGE; encoded by the coding sequence ATGCTCGTCGCGTCGGCGCTCGTGCTGTTGATGACGCTGCCCGGCCTCGCGCTCTTCTACGGCGGGCTCGTGCGCGCGAAGAACATCCTGAACGTGCTCGTGCAGTGCTTCGCCGCGGCGGCGGTCGCCGGCGTGCTCTGGATCGCGGTCGGCTACAGCCTCGCCTTCTCCGGCAGCAACCCGTTCGTCGGCGACTTCGCCAAGGCGATGCTCTCGGGCGTCACGATCGACTCGGTGACGGAGAACTTCGCGACGCCCCCGCGCCTGATCCCCGAGTACGTCTTCGTCATGTTCCAGGCGATGTTCGCGATCATCACGCCCGCGCTCATCATCGGGGCGATCGCGGAGCGCATGAAGTTCTCGGCGTTCGTCGTGTTCATCTCCCTGTGGCTGCTCGTCGTCTACTGCCCGATCGCGCACATGGTCTGGGCGGCGGACGGGTACCTCTTCGCGAAGAGCGCGATCGACTTCGCGGGCGGCCTGGTCGTGCACATGAGCAGCGGCTACTCGGCGCTCGTCGCCGCGCTGATGCTCGGCGCGCGCCGCGGCTACGGGAAGCAGCCGATGACGCCCAACAGCCTGCCGCTGTGCCTCACGGGCGCCGGCCTGCTGTGGGCGGGCTGGTTCGGCTTCAACGCGGGCAGCGCGCTCTCGGCGAGCCCGCTCGCCGCGCTCGCCTTCCTGAACACGAGCACCGCGGCCTCGATGGCGACGCTCACGTGGGCGGGGATCGAGTGGATCCACCGCGGCAAGCCGACGGCGCTCGGCGCGGCGACGGCCGCGGTCGCCGGGCTCGTCGCGATCACGCCCGCGTGCGGCAGCGTGAGCCCGGCGGGCGCGATCGCCGTCGGCGCGACCGTCGCGCTGATCTGCTACGGCTCGGTCACCTTCCTGAAGGTGCGCGCGGGCTACGACGACTCGCTCGACGCCTTCGGCGTCCACGGCGTGGGCGGCACGTGGGGAGCGCTCGCCGCGGGGCTGTTCGCGACGAGCTACCCGGCGGGCGACTTCGCCACGCAGATCCTGGTGCAGCTCGAAGGCATCGCGATCGTCGGCGTCTTCGCACCGCTCGCGACCTGGGTGCTGCTGAAGATCACGGGCGCGGTGTGCGGCGGCCTGCGCGTCTCGGACGAGCACGAGTTCCTCGGGCTCGACCTCTCCGAGCACAGCGAGAGCGCGTACTCGATCGGCGGCGGCCCCGGCGAGTAG
- a CDS encoding TetR/AcrR family transcriptional regulator produces MDGRFAERARAGEEGKSARTRARLMDAAADAFARRGLEAASVAEIAQAAEVANGTFYNYFRDKDEIADAVAFAIARDFAERIDAAMRDVDDPVLRVSAGTRRFVELATREPTWGRAIVRALASMPSVRHEVTSLARRDLERGARAGAFRVAVDDLLLDLFAGMVATAVVVCLDGPGGPEVAERTAEHQLRMLGVAPARARRAARHPLAPMPPEG; encoded by the coding sequence ATGGACGGCCGGTTTGCCGAGAGGGCGCGCGCGGGCGAGGAGGGGAAGAGCGCGCGCACGCGCGCGCGGCTCATGGACGCGGCGGCCGACGCCTTCGCGCGGCGCGGCCTCGAGGCGGCCTCGGTGGCCGAGATCGCGCAGGCGGCCGAGGTGGCGAACGGCACCTTCTACAACTACTTCCGCGACAAGGACGAGATCGCCGACGCGGTCGCCTTCGCGATCGCGCGCGACTTCGCCGAGCGCATCGACGCCGCGATGCGCGACGTCGACGACCCGGTGCTGCGCGTGAGCGCCGGCACGCGTCGCTTCGTCGAGCTCGCGACGCGCGAGCCGACGTGGGGCCGCGCGATCGTGCGCGCGCTCGCCTCGATGCCGAGCGTGCGGCACGAGGTGACGTCGCTCGCGCGCCGCGACCTCGAGCGCGGCGCGCGCGCGGGCGCGTTCCGCGTCGCGGTCGACGACCTGCTGCTCGACCTCTTCGCCGGCATGGTGGCGACGGCCGTCGTCGTGTGTCTCGACGGCCCGGGAGGGCCCGAGGTCGCGGAGCGGACGGCCGAGCACCAGCTGCGCATGCTCGGCGTCGCGCCGGCGCGCGCGCGTCGCGCGGCGCGCCACCCGCTCGCGCCGATGCCGCCCGAAGGCTGA
- a CDS encoding CoA transferase: MPEAPLLDLRVVDLAGEPAAMAGRILADLGAEVVKVEPPGGDPLRAVGPFEGGARGGRSLRFAAWNAGKRSLACAPDDPRLDALLAGADVVIATPGEPGVLDLDPARAPHATWVRVTPFGGDGPRARWRASDLGVMAASGNMYATGFPDRPPVRCSEPSGYAHVGPEVAFAALAAHASGRPQIVDVSMQEVVLVANMGAPAAFLATGARGARIGARIGRTREMWRCRDGWVTFGLRGGPARVPTLRAITELLVAHGIAAPAWTERDWSAFNPNETSDDEMRALERPLEALFARHSIGEIFAIACERNLMIAPANTAREIRASAQLAAREAFARLDGLDGFPTRFALVASADGTAAPIDAKRGAPALGELRAVPWTPRAGAHARAHAGARGAFAGARILELGSGAAGPIATRYFAEHGATVVKIESRTRPDFLRLYALGPGNPHGLEGSALFDALNVGKLGVTLDLKHPGGLDVARRLVHWADAVLENFAPRAMRGFGLDYATLAAEKPDLVMVSSCMNGQTGPHRDYPGFGAQGSALSCFNHLTGWPDREPMGPYATITDSLSPRFAAAALAAGLHHRRRTGRGLHVDLSQVECALYTLAPFLLDDAVNGHLGERMGNRSERAAPHGAFPCRDEGDVGDRWVAIAVWSDAEWARLASILGIDDPGLAALDARLARVDEVEAAVGAWTCARTRDEVAAQLQAAGIEAVPVADFGDLCADPQLAHRGHFVELAHAVLGPRTYERNGFRLDDAASGYAGATPALGEHTERVLTELLGLAPDEVRALREAGALE; this comes from the coding sequence ATGCCCGAAGCGCCGCTCCTCGACCTGCGCGTCGTCGACCTCGCGGGCGAGCCCGCGGCGATGGCGGGCCGCATCCTCGCGGACCTCGGCGCCGAGGTCGTGAAGGTCGAGCCGCCCGGCGGCGACCCGCTGCGCGCGGTGGGCCCGTTCGAGGGCGGTGCGCGCGGCGGCCGCTCGCTGCGCTTCGCGGCCTGGAACGCCGGCAAGCGGAGCCTCGCGTGCGCCCCCGACGACCCGCGCCTCGACGCGCTGCTCGCGGGTGCCGACGTCGTGATCGCGACGCCCGGCGAGCCGGGCGTGCTCGACCTCGACCCGGCGCGCGCGCCGCACGCGACGTGGGTGCGCGTCACGCCCTTCGGCGGCGACGGCCCGCGCGCGCGCTGGCGCGCGTCCGACCTCGGCGTCATGGCCGCGTCGGGCAACATGTACGCGACGGGCTTCCCCGATCGCCCGCCGGTGCGCTGCAGCGAGCCCTCGGGCTATGCGCACGTCGGCCCCGAGGTCGCGTTCGCGGCGCTCGCCGCGCACGCGTCGGGGCGGCCGCAGATCGTCGACGTCTCGATGCAGGAGGTGGTGCTCGTCGCGAACATGGGCGCGCCCGCCGCCTTCCTCGCGACGGGCGCGCGCGGCGCGCGCATCGGCGCGCGCATCGGACGCACGCGCGAGATGTGGAGGTGCCGCGACGGCTGGGTGACGTTCGGCCTGCGCGGCGGGCCGGCGCGCGTTCCGACGCTTCGCGCCATCACGGAGCTGCTCGTCGCGCACGGCATCGCGGCGCCCGCGTGGACGGAGCGCGACTGGAGCGCGTTCAACCCGAACGAGACGAGCGACGACGAGATGCGCGCGCTCGAGCGCCCGCTCGAGGCGCTGTTCGCGCGCCACTCGATCGGCGAGATCTTCGCGATCGCGTGCGAGCGCAACCTCATGATCGCGCCCGCCAACACCGCGCGCGAGATCCGCGCGAGCGCGCAGCTCGCCGCGCGCGAGGCGTTCGCGCGGCTCGACGGGCTCGACGGCTTCCCGACGCGCTTCGCGCTCGTCGCGAGCGCCGACGGCACGGCCGCGCCGATCGACGCGAAGCGCGGCGCACCCGCGCTCGGCGAGCTCCGCGCGGTGCCGTGGACGCCGCGCGCGGGCGCGCACGCGCGGGCGCACGCCGGCGCGCGCGGCGCCTTCGCGGGCGCGCGCATCCTCGAGCTCGGCTCGGGCGCGGCCGGGCCGATCGCCACGCGCTACTTCGCCGAGCACGGCGCCACCGTCGTCAAGATCGAGTCGCGCACGCGGCCCGACTTCCTGCGGCTCTACGCGCTCGGCCCCGGCAACCCGCACGGCCTCGAGGGCTCGGCGCTCTTCGACGCGCTCAACGTCGGGAAGCTCGGCGTCACGCTCGACCTCAAGCATCCGGGCGGGCTCGATGTCGCGCGCAGGCTCGTGCACTGGGCCGACGCCGTGCTCGAGAACTTCGCACCTCGCGCGATGCGCGGCTTCGGCCTCGACTACGCGACGCTCGCCGCGGAGAAGCCCGACCTCGTCATGGTGTCGTCGTGCATGAACGGGCAGACGGGTCCGCACCGCGACTATCCGGGCTTCGGCGCGCAGGGCTCGGCGCTCTCGTGCTTCAACCACCTGACGGGCTGGCCCGATCGCGAGCCGATGGGCCCGTACGCGACGATCACCGACTCGCTCTCGCCGCGCTTCGCGGCCGCGGCGCTCGCCGCCGGTCTGCACCATCGCCGGCGCACGGGACGCGGCCTGCACGTCGACCTCTCGCAGGTCGAGTGCGCGCTCTACACGCTCGCGCCGTTCCTGCTCGACGACGCCGTCAACGGGCACCTCGGCGAGCGCATGGGCAATCGGTCGGAGCGCGCGGCGCCGCACGGCGCGTTCCCGTGCCGCGACGAGGGCGACGTCGGCGACCGCTGGGTCGCGATCGCCGTCTGGAGCGACGCGGAGTGGGCGCGGCTGGCCTCGATCCTCGGCATCGACGACCCGGGCCTCGCCGCGCTCGACGCGCGGCTCGCGCGCGTCGACGAGGTGGAAGCGGCGGTCGGCGCGTGGACGTGCGCGCGCACGCGCGACGAGGTCGCCGCGCAGCTCCAGGCCGCCGGCATCGAGGCCGTGCCGGTCGCCGACTTCGGCGACCTGTGCGCCGACCCGCAGCTCGCGCACCGCGGCCACTTCGTCGAGCTCGCGCACGCCGTGCTCGGCCCGCGCACCTACGAGCGCAACGGCTTCCGGCTCGACGACGCGGCGTCCGGCTACGCGGGCGCGACGCCCGCGCTGGGCGAGCACACCGAGCGCGTGCTGACCGAGCTGCTCGGCCTCGCGCCCGACGAGGTGCGCGCGCTTCGCGAGGCCGGCGCGCTCGAGTGA
- a CDS encoding FAD-dependent monooxygenase, whose protein sequence is MSAADVPVLVVGAGPTGLVAALLLEQQGVATRVVERRGGPQRAPAAHVVNARTLEICRAAGVDMAAAAKAAIDPADAGFAYWVDRLGGATLGRLPFEQQGDAQLAVTPTPLRNLSQSRLEPLLVEALARRAGRAPEWGCEWVSSTDDGERVHTVVRDAASGREETISSRYVVAADGAGSGVRKALGIDVQGPAGIQSFVMVHFRARLRGVPEVPPGVLFFLCDPRARGAVFIVHDLDREAVCMLPYDPASESLADYPPARCAALVREGLADPGLALDVDNVSTWTMTAQVADAYRRGRVFLAGDAVHRFPPTGGLGLNSGVQDAHNLAWKLALVLRGDAPPALLDSYERERRPVAQANADQSLRNALRLIEVPVALGITDDLAGSVDRYEAALRDPAARARVRAAIEAQAEHFDMPGLQLGFRYAEGALARGDGDALPPLEVRRFTPTGCPGARLPHAWLADPGASLLDRVPLDRFLLVAGPEGAAWVDALRSVDAPPADALVLTEALLPGLDAWRAQAGIDASGALLVRPDQHVAWRSRALADDPRAALAAAFAAASGRA, encoded by the coding sequence GTGAGCGCGGCCGACGTCCCGGTGCTCGTCGTCGGCGCGGGCCCGACGGGGCTCGTCGCGGCGCTCCTGCTCGAGCAGCAGGGCGTCGCGACGCGCGTCGTCGAACGCCGCGGGGGGCCGCAGCGCGCGCCGGCCGCGCACGTCGTGAACGCGCGCACGCTCGAGATCTGCCGCGCCGCCGGCGTCGACATGGCCGCGGCCGCGAAGGCCGCGATCGACCCCGCGGATGCGGGCTTCGCCTACTGGGTCGACCGGCTCGGCGGCGCGACGCTCGGACGGCTCCCGTTCGAGCAGCAGGGCGACGCGCAGCTCGCCGTCACGCCGACGCCGCTGCGCAACCTGTCGCAGAGCCGCCTCGAGCCGCTGCTCGTCGAGGCGCTCGCGCGCCGCGCGGGGCGCGCGCCCGAGTGGGGGTGCGAGTGGGTCTCGTCGACCGACGACGGCGAGCGTGTCCACACCGTCGTGCGCGACGCGGCGAGCGGGCGCGAAGAGACGATCTCGAGCCGCTACGTCGTCGCCGCCGACGGCGCGGGCAGCGGCGTGCGCAAGGCGCTCGGCATCGACGTGCAGGGGCCGGCGGGCATCCAGAGCTTCGTGATGGTGCACTTCCGCGCGCGCCTGCGCGGCGTACCCGAGGTGCCGCCCGGCGTGCTCTTCTTCCTGTGCGACCCGCGCGCGCGCGGTGCCGTCTTCATCGTGCACGACCTCGACCGCGAGGCCGTCTGCATGCTGCCCTACGACCCGGCCAGCGAGTCGCTCGCCGACTACCCGCCCGCGCGCTGCGCGGCGCTCGTGCGCGAAGGCCTCGCCGACCCGGGCCTCGCGCTCGACGTCGACAACGTGTCGACCTGGACGATGACGGCCCAGGTCGCCGACGCCTATCGCCGAGGTCGCGTCTTCCTCGCCGGCGACGCCGTGCACCGCTTTCCGCCGACCGGCGGCCTCGGCCTCAACTCGGGCGTGCAGGACGCGCACAACCTCGCGTGGAAGCTCGCGCTCGTGCTGCGCGGCGACGCGCCGCCCGCGCTGCTCGACAGCTACGAGCGCGAGCGTCGCCCGGTCGCGCAGGCGAACGCGGACCAGAGCCTGCGCAACGCGCTGCGGCTGATCGAGGTGCCGGTCGCGCTCGGCATCACCGACGACCTCGCCGGCTCGGTCGACCGCTACGAGGCCGCGCTGCGCGACCCCGCGGCGCGCGCGCGCGTCCGCGCCGCGATCGAGGCGCAGGCGGAGCACTTCGACATGCCCGGGCTGCAGCTCGGCTTCCGTTATGCGGAGGGCGCGCTCGCGCGCGGCGACGGCGACGCGCTGCCGCCGCTCGAGGTGCGCCGCTTCACGCCGACGGGCTGCCCGGGCGCGCGCCTGCCGCACGCCTGGCTCGCCGACCCCGGCGCCTCGCTCCTCGATCGCGTCCCGCTCGATCGCTTCCTGCTCGTCGCGGGCCCGGAGGGCGCGGCCTGGGTCGACGCGCTGCGCTCCGTCGACGCGCCGCCCGCCGACGCGCTCGTGCTGACGGAGGCGCTCCTGCCCGGACTCGACGCGTGGCGCGCACAGGCGGGCATCGACGCGAGCGGCGCGCTGCTCGTGCGCCCCGACCAGCACGTCGCGTGGCGGAGCCGCGCGCTCGCCGACGACCCGCGCGCCGCGCTGGCGGCGGCGTTCGCGGCCGCGAGCGGGCGCGCCTAG
- a CDS encoding phosphotransferase, which yields MDGRLALGGRIAAAAARMGIDRVEEALGRALPRTPEQLARPEVVNALLRAHAPQGAAPLPPVRAARLAGVDFESSNCRNFLVEVEFDEGAARDGALPSTLYAKLPCAERTTRAFANAVGFWETEVAFCARIAHRMPIRVPRVHAAARRGARFALLLENLHALPGARLFLNRDMAAGTTPDVARLCLRAFAKVHAAFEGLPAAEREALLPLRLHAYLSPGGRARTLALGAAAIGPAQRAAPDLVTPAHAALCRRALEKWDALMAVWYAEPLTLIHGDSHLGNCFLHDGPDGTQVGMIDFQGLQWCKGMRDVQYFLADSLEPDVLARHEDELIDDYLRALGERGAALDPALARAQYRACAFQTLMVAVVSLGLGSLTERDETVRTVLRRSLALADRLDLGSWLERL from the coding sequence GTGGACGGACGGCTCGCGCTCGGCGGCCGCATCGCGGCGGCCGCCGCCCGCATGGGGATCGACCGCGTCGAGGAGGCGCTCGGGCGCGCGCTCCCGCGCACGCCCGAGCAGCTCGCGCGGCCCGAGGTCGTGAACGCGCTGCTGCGCGCGCACGCGCCGCAGGGCGCCGCACCGCTCCCGCCGGTGCGCGCGGCGCGCCTCGCCGGTGTCGACTTCGAGAGCAGCAACTGCCGCAACTTCCTCGTCGAGGTCGAGTTCGACGAGGGCGCGGCGCGCGACGGCGCGCTCCCGAGCACGCTCTACGCGAAGCTGCCGTGCGCCGAGCGCACGACGCGCGCCTTCGCGAACGCCGTCGGCTTCTGGGAGACGGAGGTCGCGTTCTGCGCGCGCATCGCCCACCGCATGCCGATCCGCGTGCCGCGCGTGCACGCGGCGGCGCGGCGCGGCGCGCGCTTCGCGCTGCTGCTCGAGAACCTGCACGCGCTCCCGGGCGCGCGGCTCTTCCTGAACCGCGACATGGCCGCCGGCACGACGCCGGACGTGGCGCGGCTGTGCCTGCGCGCGTTCGCGAAGGTGCACGCGGCGTTCGAAGGGCTCCCGGCCGCGGAGCGCGAGGCGCTGCTTCCGCTGCGGCTCCACGCCTACCTGTCGCCGGGAGGACGTGCGCGGACGCTCGCGCTCGGCGCCGCCGCGATCGGGCCCGCGCAGCGCGCGGCGCCGGACCTCGTGACGCCGGCGCACGCCGCGCTCTGCCGACGCGCGCTCGAGAAATGGGACGCGCTGATGGCCGTGTGGTACGCGGAGCCGCTCACCCTGATCCACGGCGACAGCCATCTCGGGAACTGCTTCCTGCACGACGGGCCGGATGGAACGCAGGTCGGGATGATCGACTTCCAGGGCCTCCAGTGGTGCAAGGGCATGCGCGACGTCCAGTACTTCCTCGCGGACTCGCTCGAGCCCGACGTGCTCGCGCGCCACGAGGACGAGCTGATCGACGACTACCTGCGCGCGCTCGGCGAGCGCGGCGCGGCGCTCGACCCCGCGCTCGCGCGCGCGCAGTACCGCGCCTGCGCATTCCAGACGCTGATGGTCGCAGTCGTCTCGCTCGGCCTCGGCTCGCTCACCGAGCGCGACGAGACCGTGCGCACCGTGCTTCGCCGCAGCCTCGCGCTCGCCGACCGCCTCGACCTCGGGAGCTGGCTCGAACGCCTGTGA
- a CDS encoding DUF1214 domain-containing protein: protein MGTEIEGRRALHEWLALVGEIDRDFLGASRQVVDPADVAEGEHMLLHLVKAAIDVWVDNDAARPRFAPLASPVLKWGGEGADNPAHCAPLDPARRYRITGRMDREAYVSFTVYTGKEEGDWNDGVVSAINHTEFARDADGRFSIDIGSAPRAGALHMQAGRPNCVIARHYWEEDVCAMADPRLRCDVDIECLDEPGFPRPLSPASLDAKLRAAMVFLRGQTLARPLPGAAAPPAWFSQMPNRMGKPERWVPTEGGGAGAVDNAYCAGLVVLADDEALVVEGRWPACVYANVAFWNRFQQIPDYRYRRGSLNRRQMRADGDGRFRFAVAHRDPGVANWLDTEGHRVGTLYWRFLLSEGEIEQPVCRVVKHADVAAALAG, encoded by the coding sequence ATGGGCACGGAGATCGAGGGGCGTCGCGCACTGCACGAATGGCTCGCGCTGGTCGGCGAGATCGACCGCGACTTCCTGGGCGCGTCGCGCCAGGTCGTCGACCCCGCCGACGTCGCCGAGGGCGAGCACATGCTGCTGCACCTCGTGAAGGCGGCGATCGACGTCTGGGTCGACAACGACGCCGCCCGCCCGCGCTTCGCGCCGCTCGCGAGCCCCGTGCTGAAGTGGGGCGGCGAAGGCGCGGACAACCCCGCGCACTGCGCGCCGCTCGACCCGGCGCGCCGCTATCGCATCACGGGCCGCATGGATCGCGAGGCGTACGTCAGCTTCACCGTCTACACCGGCAAGGAGGAGGGCGACTGGAACGACGGCGTCGTCTCCGCGATCAACCACACCGAGTTCGCGCGCGACGCCGACGGCCGCTTCTCGATCGACATCGGCTCCGCGCCGCGCGCGGGCGCGCTCCACATGCAGGCGGGCCGACCGAACTGCGTGATCGCGCGGCACTACTGGGAGGAGGACGTGTGCGCGATGGCCGACCCGCGGCTGCGCTGCGACGTCGACATCGAGTGCCTCGACGAGCCGGGCTTCCCGCGCCCGCTCTCGCCCGCGTCGCTCGACGCGAAGCTCCGCGCCGCGATGGTGTTCCTGCGCGGCCAGACGCTCGCGCGCCCGCTGCCCGGCGCGGCCGCGCCGCCGGCGTGGTTCTCGCAGATGCCGAACCGGATGGGGAAGCCCGAGCGCTGGGTGCCGACCGAGGGCGGCGGCGCGGGCGCGGTCGACAACGCCTACTGCGCCGGGCTCGTCGTGCTCGCCGACGACGAGGCGCTCGTCGTCGAGGGGCGCTGGCCGGCGTGCGTGTACGCGAACGTCGCGTTCTGGAACCGCTTCCAGCAGATCCCCGACTATCGATACCGGCGCGGCTCGCTGAACCGCCGGCAGATGCGCGCCGACGGCGACGGCCGCTTCCGCTTCGCGGTCGCGCACCGCGACCCGGGTGTCGCGAACTGGCTCGACACCGAGGGCCACCGCGTCGGCACGCTCTACTGGCGCTTCCTGCTGTCGGAGGGCGAGATCGAGCAGCCCGTGTGCCGCGTCGTGAAGCACGCCGACGTGGCGGCCGCGCTCGCGGGCTGA
- a CDS encoding dienelactone hydrolase family protein, translated as MCDERTMADAERHAPATGGVTRREFGAIAMGTGLAVLWPDGAHAAEVEGRDVEVATPDGTADAYFAHPASGAHPGVLVWPDAFGLRPAMKQMAKRLAGSGYAVLVVNPYYRAGRAPLLPEQADFGDPATRKKIMSLMASLTPASTASDADAFVRYLDAQPAVRTDRKMGVTGYCMGGAMTLRTAAARPDRIGAGASFHGGRLVVDGPDSPHLLIPKIRAQYLVAIASNDDEQEPSTKDVLRDAFAKAGLAAEIEVYEGALHGWCPPDSRVYDEAKAERAWGRLLALLERALA; from the coding sequence ATGTGCGACGAACGCACGATGGCCGATGCCGAGCGACACGCGCCCGCGACCGGCGGCGTGACGCGGCGCGAGTTCGGGGCGATCGCGATGGGCACGGGTCTCGCCGTGCTGTGGCCCGACGGCGCGCACGCCGCCGAGGTCGAGGGACGCGACGTCGAGGTCGCGACGCCCGACGGCACGGCCGACGCCTACTTCGCGCACCCCGCGAGCGGCGCGCATCCGGGCGTGCTCGTCTGGCCCGACGCGTTCGGCCTGCGTCCCGCGATGAAGCAGATGGCGAAGCGGCTCGCGGGCTCGGGCTACGCCGTGCTCGTCGTGAACCCGTACTACCGCGCGGGTCGCGCGCCGCTCCTTCCCGAGCAGGCCGACTTCGGCGACCCGGCGACGCGCAAGAAGATCATGTCGCTGATGGCGAGCCTCACCCCCGCGTCGACGGCGAGCGATGCGGACGCCTTCGTCCGCTACCTCGATGCGCAGCCGGCGGTGCGCACCGACCGCAAGATGGGCGTCACGGGCTACTGCATGGGCGGCGCGATGACGCTGCGCACCGCCGCCGCGCGACCGGACCGCATCGGCGCGGGCGCCTCGTTCCACGGTGGCCGCCTCGTCGTCGACGGCCCCGACAGCCCGCACCTGTTGATCCCGAAGATCCGCGCGCAGTACCTCGTCGCGATCGCGTCCAACGACGACGAGCAGGAGCCCTCGACGAAGGACGTGCTGCGCGACGCGTTCGCGAAGGCCGGGCTCGCGGCCGAGATCGAGGTGTACGAGGGCGCGCTGCACGGCTGGTGCCCGCCCGACTCGCGCGTCTACGACGAGGCCAAGGCGGAGCGCGCGTGGGGCCGGCTGCTCGCGCTCCTCGAGCGCGCGCTCGCCTAG
- a CDS encoding NAD(P)/FAD-dependent oxidoreductase, producing the protein MSEMSELDAIVVGAGHNGLAAAAVLAKRGRRVLVLEKNGYVGGMTGTREILSGCRNEVGASCLFPLADEVLAELDFEGHGAEFVDLPVMAVNLPNPGARPLVFFRNPLRQLAHLLLRHGPSATLGFVRLMRFCRYPASVMDRFASGRAPRAIEDLLAEAPSPAAREQLELVFAGSAMDVIERFFPDAERHRTLRALLAFAAIQSTFKGPYTPGSAFCLVYTMALNGSGGLIRRVRGGMGALPEALARSIEAHGGEVRLKQPVKRIVVEGGRAVGVELRGGEVLRAKVVLSNLDKPATFLRLVGEEHLDAGFVARVRGIEHKGAWVHLLFKLDGLPAYGGEWAWMNRDPHLRFGGAMVPDPEQMQAGYEACLRGELPDEVPIAFQIPTVMDATLAPPGAHIASAYGFFFPCDAPDAERGKLRDEMAERVIDRISRYLPDFRARIVERAVFSSDHFAAMHGATNGDFTHGLLHADQMLAARTSVAGSSHATPIEGLFLCGSSCHPGPGVTFLPGCGCAREVLETGAA; encoded by the coding sequence ATGTCCGAGATGTCGGAGCTGGATGCGATCGTCGTCGGAGCGGGCCACAACGGGCTCGCGGCCGCCGCCGTGCTCGCGAAGCGAGGCCGCCGCGTCCTCGTGCTCGAGAAGAACGGCTACGTCGGCGGCATGACGGGAACGCGCGAGATCCTGTCCGGCTGTCGCAACGAGGTCGGCGCGAGCTGCCTCTTCCCGCTCGCCGACGAGGTGCTCGCGGAGCTCGACTTCGAGGGCCACGGCGCGGAGTTCGTCGACCTCCCGGTGATGGCCGTGAACCTCCCGAACCCGGGCGCGCGGCCGCTCGTGTTCTTCCGCAATCCGCTCCGGCAGCTCGCCCACCTGCTGCTCCGCCACGGTCCGAGCGCGACGCTCGGCTTCGTCCGCCTCATGCGCTTCTGTCGCTACCCGGCCTCGGTGATGGATCGCTTCGCGTCGGGACGCGCGCCGCGCGCGATCGAGGACCTGCTCGCCGAGGCTCCGTCGCCGGCCGCACGCGAGCAGCTCGAGCTCGTCTTCGCGGGCTCGGCGATGGACGTGATCGAGCGCTTCTTCCCCGACGCCGAGCGCCACCGCACGCTGCGCGCGCTGCTCGCCTTCGCGGCGATCCAGTCGACCTTCAAGGGCCCGTACACGCCGGGCTCGGCGTTCTGCCTCGTGTACACGATGGCGCTCAACGGCAGCGGCGGGCTGATCCGCCGCGTGCGCGGCGGCATGGGCGCGCTGCCGGAGGCGCTCGCCCGTTCGATCGAGGCGCACGGCGGCGAGGTGCGGCTCAAGCAGCCGGTGAAGCGCATCGTCGTCGAGGGCGGACGCGCCGTCGGCGTCGAGCTGCGCGGCGGCGAGGTGCTGCGCGCGAAGGTCGTGCTCTCGAACCTCGACAAGCCCGCGACCTTCCTGCGTCTCGTCGGCGAGGAGCACCTCGACGCGGGCTTCGTCGCGCGCGTGCGCGGCATCGAGCACAAGGGCGCGTGGGTGCACCTGCTCTTCAAGCTCGACGGGCTGCCCGCCTACGGCGGCGAGTGGGCCTGGATGAATCGCGACCCCCACCTGCGCTTCGGCGGCGCGATGGTGCCCGACCCCGAGCAGATGCAGGCGGGCTACGAGGCGTGCCTGCGCGGCGAGCTCCCCGACGAGGTTCCGATCGCGTTCCAGATCCCCACCGTGATGGACGCGACGCTCGCGCCGCCGGGCGCGCACATCGCGAGCGCCTACGGCTTCTTCTTCCCGTGCGACGCACCGGACGCCGAGCGCGGGAAGCTGCGCGACGAGATGGCCGAGCGCGTGATCGACCGCATCTCGCGCTACCTGCCGGACTTCCGCGCGCGCATCGTCGAGCGCGCGGTGTTCTCGTCGGATCACTTCGCCGCGATGCACGGGGCCACGAACGGCGACTTCACGCACGGGCTGCTGCACGCGGACCAGATGCTCGCGGCCCGCACGAGCGTCGCGGGCTCGTCGCACGCGACGCCCATCGAGGGTCTCTTCCTGTGCGGCTCGTCGTGCCACCCGGGCCCGGGCGTCACGTTCCTTCCCGGCTGCGGCTGCGCGCGCGAAGTGCTCGAGACGGGCGCGGCGTGA